A window from Thermomonas aquatica encodes these proteins:
- a CDS encoding toxic anion resistance protein: MTSQNEPTLLPAALSEQSLADLGLSTQDIDAINQASKALQDIAPGNLSGYGRDATSKTSAFSVQLLDKVRNADLDTSGDKLGEVVRIARSLNLDSFAERSKLPILGPLIDKLKATKGELVQKYSSTNKQIDQLMGDVSKTQQVQQQRVREYDQMHALVLDERRELGIHVAAGRVRIAELEQELAALAGMDDPASRTRRSELDTALRLIDKRVSDLQVLQHAAEQTLPMIRLIQANAIQLIEKFAAVRDITIPMWRNQFAIQLSLADQRNAVDLANAIDDASNELMRKNAELVHGTSVGTARANQRSVIDIETLRTVNESLIRTVEEVREIHREGMAKRKQLGGELVQMRDDLAKRLALPTSAPAA; encoded by the coding sequence ATGACTTCGCAGAACGAACCCACCCTGTTGCCGGCGGCGCTCAGCGAACAGTCGCTCGCCGACCTTGGCCTGAGCACGCAGGACATCGACGCGATCAACCAAGCCAGCAAGGCGCTGCAGGACATCGCCCCCGGCAACCTCAGCGGCTACGGCCGCGACGCCACCAGCAAGACCAGCGCGTTCTCGGTGCAGCTGCTGGACAAGGTGCGCAACGCCGACCTCGATACCTCCGGCGACAAGCTCGGCGAGGTGGTGCGGATCGCGCGCAGCCTCAACCTCGACAGCTTCGCCGAACGCAGCAAGCTGCCGATCCTCGGCCCGCTGATCGACAAGCTGAAGGCGACCAAGGGCGAGCTGGTGCAGAAGTACAGCTCGACCAACAAGCAGATCGACCAGCTGATGGGCGACGTGTCGAAGACCCAGCAGGTGCAGCAGCAGCGCGTGCGCGAGTACGACCAGATGCATGCGCTGGTGCTGGACGAACGCCGCGAACTCGGCATCCACGTCGCCGCCGGCCGGGTCCGCATCGCCGAGCTGGAACAGGAGCTGGCCGCGCTGGCCGGGATGGACGACCCCGCTTCGCGCACCCGCCGCAGCGAGCTCGACACCGCGCTGCGCCTGATCGACAAGCGCGTGTCCGACCTGCAGGTGCTGCAGCACGCCGCCGAGCAGACCCTGCCGATGATCCGCCTGATCCAGGCCAACGCGATCCAGCTGATCGAGAAGTTCGCCGCGGTGCGCGACATCACCATCCCGATGTGGCGCAACCAGTTCGCGATCCAGCTGTCGCTGGCCGACCAGCGCAACGCCGTCGACCTCGCCAACGCCATCGACGATGCCAGCAACGAGCTGATGCGCAAGAACGCCGAACTGGTGCACGGCACCTCGGTCGGTACCGCGCGCGCCAACCAGCGCTCGGTGATCGACATCGAGACCCTGCGCACGGTCAACGAGAGCCTGATCCGCACCGTCGAGGAAGTCCGCGAGATCCACCGCGAGGGCATGGCCAAGCGCAAGCAGCTGGGCGGCGAACTGGTGCAGATGCGCGACGATCTGGCCAAGCGGCTGGCGCTGCCGACGTCCGCACCGGCCGCCTGA
- a CDS encoding sulfotransferase, protein MPQPPVRFMIACAARTGSTMLVRTLRSHPALLVHGEVWGDRMVGLDGPLARACEDDAAAFEALQRARFEHPGESMRRFLDAHGAAAAGFKLKFDELVQPQWSGIRALVEADRDLRIVFLRRRDLLRRYLSHRVVLQQTGVTNVPAGGILPEVAPFAVDIDDCLRDIAETRRREREFEAAFAGHPSLRVVYEELAADPQAQCDRVFAFLGLAPAPVRVATERIVRAPPDALVLNYPELQAALRASGETAA, encoded by the coding sequence ATGCCGCAGCCTCCCGTCCGTTTCATGATCGCCTGCGCCGCGCGCACCGGCAGCACGATGCTGGTGCGCACCTTGCGCAGCCATCCCGCGCTGCTCGTGCACGGCGAGGTCTGGGGCGATCGCATGGTCGGCCTGGACGGTCCGTTGGCGCGCGCATGCGAGGACGACGCGGCTGCGTTCGAGGCGCTGCAGCGCGCGCGCTTCGAGCATCCCGGGGAAAGCATGCGCCGCTTCCTGGACGCGCACGGCGCGGCCGCGGCCGGCTTCAAGCTCAAGTTCGACGAGCTGGTGCAGCCGCAGTGGAGCGGCATCCGCGCCCTGGTCGAGGCCGACCGGGACTTGCGCATCGTGTTCCTGCGGCGCCGGGACCTGCTGCGCCGCTACCTCTCGCACCGGGTGGTGCTGCAGCAGACCGGGGTCACCAACGTCCCGGCGGGCGGGATCCTGCCCGAAGTCGCGCCGTTCGCGGTCGACATCGACGACTGCCTGCGCGACATCGCCGAAACCCGCCGCCGGGAACGCGAATTCGAAGCCGCCTTCGCCGGCCATCCTTCGCTGCGGGTCGTCTACGAAGAGCTGGCCGCCGATCCGCAGGCGCAGTGCGACCGCGTATTCGCCTTCCTCGGGCTGGCGCCGGCGCCGGTGCGGGTGGCGACCGAAAGGATCGTGCGCGCGCCGCCGGACGCGCTGGTGCTGAATTACCCCGAGCTGCAGGCCGCGCTGCGCGCGAGCGGCGAAACCGCCGCCTGA
- a CDS encoding N-acetylmuramoyl-L-alanine amidase: MRTFVAVLSLSLLAACAHAPQRNPLAEWVPSPNFEARRPVLIVVHATEQGSAQESLHTLRTANSKGKVSAHYLIGDDGRIYQLVADGDRAWHAGGGSWGTITDVNDASIGIEIDNDVGEPYTEAQIAALLRLLEDLCSRLHIPRTQVIGHADLAPTRKRDPGSLFPWQRLADAGFGLWPRPESLVDPPAGFDPWLAMAAIGYPLKDRAAAVRAFHRHYRGRDDGEDPDAAFDGEDLRILHALAAMVIAPPAR, from the coding sequence ATGCGCACCTTCGTCGCCGTCCTGTCGCTGTCCCTGCTCGCCGCCTGCGCGCACGCCCCGCAGCGCAACCCGCTCGCCGAATGGGTGCCGTCGCCGAACTTCGAGGCGCGGCGGCCGGTGCTGATCGTGGTCCACGCGACCGAGCAGGGTTCCGCGCAGGAGAGCCTGCACACGCTGCGCACCGCCAACAGCAAGGGCAAGGTCAGCGCGCACTACCTGATCGGCGACGACGGCCGGATCTACCAGCTGGTGGCCGATGGCGATCGCGCCTGGCATGCCGGCGGCGGTTCCTGGGGCACGATCACCGACGTCAACGATGCGTCGATCGGCATCGAGATCGACAACGACGTGGGCGAGCCCTATACGGAGGCGCAGATCGCCGCGCTGCTGCGCCTGCTGGAAGACCTGTGTTCGCGGCTGCACATCCCGAGGACGCAGGTGATCGGCCATGCCGACCTGGCGCCGACCCGCAAGCGCGACCCGGGTTCGCTGTTCCCCTGGCAGCGCCTGGCCGATGCCGGGTTCGGCCTCTGGCCGCGGCCGGAATCGCTGGTCGACCCGCCGGCGGGCTTCGACCCGTGGCTGGCGATGGCGGCGATCGGCTATCCGCTGAAGGATCGCGCCGCCGCGGTGCGCGCCTTCCATCGCCATTACCGCGGCCGCGACGATGGCGAGGATCCGGATGCGGCGTTCGATGGCGAAGACCTGCGCATCCTGCATGCCTTGGCGGCGATGGTGATCGCGCCGCCGGCACGATGA
- a CDS encoding DNA repair ATPase, with product MTNPANVAANNADTSTNDAVAQGGAYEVLRKRLAEQGVRLRGIADALNAQRLQEFGDSKMEIAGRFRIRSEQNAVGRDIVQVGDLLLFGYNVFLGLKSTTAVSDVFGLYRLVETAEGYDVTPVDPAHSFLADPAFVRDFTELYAYYKEARLLQLLVKDSKLLAAFQIGAEAKDVRVFRWNLSSTGEVGYIDARGERDISLPPPFDFEWIRAGKDMEVSGRFPHLNILDTLFVETTGGDLTIKAENNTETGVGVYSEPVEDGTQSLDDAQFYFAKVGSLVLLKVLPYRETGWRGLVFNTLTGKVTRLDAIVQACIQLPEDHGIIFPGGYYLQNGEHKAFDTAIAGMQYKRAIRSPNGEDVMYVFYERASGMAALLVYNMIQRRLLPPTLAHGYARLADGRMVLFNAENDDPTRVHHMQVWKTPFVSEEFAASRPPSTTYLGRIGNAELVRAISNLYDLARDIEREDVSASRYELLAHATRRLFDAHHWIDDEHSGGLATLLRQVAATGESVLDEFQKVLEIRRQADEALRQAQSDHRALLGRLQPEAWSQVQEYVDALNAISALRGRLLTIRDYRYIDTAAIDAMAQSLSAAHDGVGAATGAFLSSAKALAPFEQRLAALDEQAGKATTAKQLAEHIAGMQAMSADLDMLSELMASLKVDDATQRTQVVEALSGLYARLNQAKARADLRRKTLGSAESVAQFGAQFTLFAQSIASALGMANTPEKADEQLSRLMVQLEELESQFGEHEQFLGDILSKREELLEAFESHKQALLDERQRKAQSVFDAAQRILEGLGRRTERFATPDELNAFFAGDALILKLRELAERLRELKDSVKADDVEARIKSARDQAVRALRDRSELFEDGGNVIKLGPRHRFSVNTQALDLTLLPRGDHLAVHLTGTDFMEPLHEPALDELRPYWAVALESESPTLYRGEYLAGQLLQDAAAGREGLSTDALQRAALDSDALGKLVRDYAAPRYRDGYEKGIHDFDAAKLLQLLLSLQRGAGPLIHHPASRALAVSYWASLEAPARGAWLDRLRTARAIDALSPAGTAVVAATAELTAAIDAHLRDTALPLAAARPATAAAFLVDCAQGAAMPLRFTAYAQALVEALAAKLAGDSGRVLQAAMAHLQDRPGAAWALAQQAFAALAAQAELAGNAGYIDEAVALYLHGRQLDHAIERVTLQGSVDGLLGTHPRIENGRMALSIEDFLARLEEHQRAFVPAWQRFQKLRGEVVQREREAMRLSEFKARPLTSFVRNKLINDVYLPVIGDNLAKQMGTVGEDKRSDLMGLLMMISPPGYGKTTLMEYVAHRLGLVFMKVNGPALGHDVRSLDPAQAPDATSRQELEKLNLGLEMGSNVMLYVDDIQHTHPEFLQKFISLCDGTRRIEGVWRGKTKTYDMRGRKFAVVMAGNPYTESGEVFKIPDMLANRADIYNLGDVLGGMEDAFLLSYIENSLTSNPVLAPMATRDMADLYLLVEKARGKDVSTNALKHGYSGAEVNEIVAVLQRLMQVRDVVYRINQQYIASAAQADKYRVEPPFKLQGSYRNMNKLAEKLSPVMNDAEVQQLIGDHYLGESQLLTTGAEENLLKLAELRGTMTPPQQARWTQIKADFLRNKAMGADDADVGGRMVAQLADIAGNLDALRAPPMEKPETAPWPAVLDALRSLQAKPQAAVPQQAAPDIEALLAAMQGQQAPVIEILRATLARQDMLNSALLELADVLARAPTAAAPAMPGGEGDAQSRRNPARVRTQREIAFERELEKLRFKHESDAKDDKTE from the coding sequence ATGACCAATCCCGCCAACGTCGCCGCCAACAACGCGGACACCAGCACCAACGACGCCGTCGCCCAGGGCGGCGCCTACGAGGTGCTGCGCAAGCGCTTGGCGGAGCAGGGCGTGCGCCTGCGCGGCATCGCCGATGCGCTCAACGCGCAACGCCTGCAGGAATTCGGCGACTCCAAAATGGAGATCGCCGGGCGCTTCCGCATCCGCAGCGAGCAGAACGCGGTCGGCCGCGACATCGTCCAGGTCGGCGACCTGCTGCTGTTCGGCTACAACGTGTTCCTCGGCCTGAAGTCGACCACCGCGGTCAGCGACGTGTTCGGCCTGTACCGGCTGGTCGAGACCGCGGAAGGCTACGACGTCACCCCGGTCGATCCGGCGCACAGCTTCCTCGCCGATCCGGCCTTCGTCCGCGACTTCACCGAGCTGTACGCGTACTACAAGGAAGCGCGCCTGCTGCAGCTGCTGGTCAAGGACAGCAAGCTGCTGGCCGCGTTCCAGATCGGCGCCGAGGCCAAGGACGTGCGCGTGTTCCGCTGGAACCTGTCCAGCACCGGCGAAGTCGGCTACATCGACGCGCGCGGCGAGCGCGACATCAGCCTGCCGCCGCCGTTCGACTTCGAATGGATCCGCGCGGGCAAGGACATGGAGGTCAGCGGCCGTTTCCCGCACCTCAACATCCTCGACACCCTGTTCGTCGAGACCACCGGCGGCGACCTCACGATCAAGGCCGAGAACAACACCGAGACCGGCGTCGGCGTGTACAGCGAGCCGGTCGAGGACGGCACCCAGTCGCTGGACGACGCGCAGTTCTACTTCGCCAAGGTCGGCTCGCTGGTGCTGCTGAAGGTGCTGCCCTACCGCGAGACCGGCTGGCGCGGGCTCGTGTTCAACACCCTGACCGGCAAGGTCACCCGCCTCGACGCCATCGTCCAGGCCTGCATCCAGCTGCCGGAAGACCACGGCATCATCTTCCCCGGCGGCTATTACCTGCAGAACGGCGAACACAAGGCGTTCGACACCGCCATCGCCGGCATGCAGTACAAGCGCGCGATCCGCTCGCCGAACGGCGAGGACGTGATGTACGTGTTCTACGAGCGCGCCTCCGGCATGGCCGCGCTGCTGGTCTACAACATGATCCAGCGCCGGCTGCTGCCGCCGACCCTGGCGCACGGCTACGCGCGCCTGGCCGACGGCCGCATGGTGCTGTTCAACGCCGAGAACGACGACCCGACCCGCGTCCACCACATGCAGGTGTGGAAGACGCCGTTCGTGTCCGAGGAATTCGCCGCCAGCCGGCCGCCGAGCACCACGTATCTCGGCCGCATCGGCAATGCCGAACTGGTGCGCGCGATTTCCAACCTGTACGACCTCGCCCGCGACATCGAGCGCGAGGACGTGTCGGCATCGCGCTACGAATTGCTGGCGCACGCGACCCGGCGCCTGTTCGACGCCCACCACTGGATCGACGACGAGCACAGCGGCGGGCTCGCCACCCTGCTGCGGCAGGTCGCCGCCACCGGCGAGTCGGTGCTGGACGAATTCCAGAAGGTGCTGGAGATCCGCCGCCAGGCCGACGAGGCCTTGCGCCAGGCGCAGTCCGACCACCGCGCGCTGCTCGGCCGCCTGCAGCCCGAGGCCTGGTCGCAGGTGCAGGAGTACGTCGACGCGCTGAACGCGATCTCCGCATTGCGCGGCCGCCTGCTCACCATCCGCGACTACCGCTACATCGATACCGCCGCGATCGACGCGATGGCGCAGTCGCTGTCCGCCGCGCACGACGGCGTCGGCGCCGCGACCGGCGCGTTCCTGTCCTCGGCGAAGGCGCTGGCCCCGTTCGAACAGCGCCTCGCCGCGCTCGACGAACAGGCCGGCAAGGCGACCACCGCGAAGCAGCTCGCCGAGCACATCGCCGGCATGCAGGCGATGTCCGCCGACCTCGACATGCTGTCGGAGCTGATGGCCTCGCTGAAGGTCGACGACGCGACCCAACGCACGCAGGTCGTCGAAGCGCTGTCAGGCCTGTATGCACGCCTCAACCAGGCCAAGGCGCGCGCCGACCTGCGCCGCAAGACCCTGGGGTCGGCCGAATCGGTGGCCCAGTTCGGCGCGCAGTTCACCCTGTTCGCGCAGTCGATCGCCAGTGCCCTGGGCATGGCCAACACGCCGGAAAAGGCCGACGAGCAGCTGTCGCGGCTGATGGTGCAGCTGGAGGAACTGGAGAGCCAGTTCGGCGAACACGAACAATTCCTCGGCGACATCCTGTCCAAGCGCGAGGAATTGCTGGAGGCGTTCGAATCCCACAAGCAGGCCCTGCTCGACGAGCGCCAGCGCAAGGCGCAGTCGGTGTTCGACGCCGCCCAGCGCATCCTCGAAGGCCTCGGCCGCCGCACTGAACGCTTCGCCACCCCCGACGAGCTCAACGCCTTCTTCGCCGGCGACGCGCTGATCCTCAAGCTGCGCGAATTGGCGGAGCGCCTGCGCGAGCTGAAGGACTCGGTCAAGGCCGACGACGTCGAGGCGCGGATCAAGTCCGCGCGCGACCAGGCGGTGCGCGCCCTGCGCGACCGCAGCGAGCTGTTCGAGGATGGCGGCAACGTCATCAAGCTGGGGCCGCGCCACCGCTTCAGCGTCAATACCCAGGCGCTCGACCTCACCCTGTTGCCGCGCGGCGACCACCTGGCCGTGCACCTGACCGGTACCGATTTCATGGAGCCGCTGCACGAGCCCGCGCTGGACGAACTGCGGCCGTACTGGGCGGTGGCGCTGGAGTCCGAATCGCCGACGCTCTATCGCGGCGAATACCTCGCCGGGCAGTTGTTGCAGGACGCCGCCGCCGGCCGCGAGGGGCTGTCGACCGATGCGCTGCAACGCGCCGCGCTGGACAGCGATGCGCTGGGCAAGCTGGTGCGCGACTATGCCGCGCCGCGCTACCGCGACGGCTACGAGAAAGGCATCCACGACTTCGATGCGGCCAAGCTGCTGCAATTGCTGCTGTCGCTGCAGCGCGGCGCCGGCCCGCTGATCCATCATCCGGCCTCGCGTGCGCTGGCGGTGTCGTACTGGGCTTCGCTGGAGGCGCCTGCGCGCGGCGCGTGGCTGGACCGCTTGCGCACCGCGCGGGCGATCGACGCGCTCTCGCCCGCGGGCACCGCGGTCGTCGCCGCGACCGCCGAATTGACCGCGGCCATCGATGCCCATCTGCGCGACACCGCCTTGCCGCTGGCCGCGGCGCGCCCGGCCACCGCCGCCGCCTTCCTGGTCGACTGTGCGCAGGGCGCGGCCATGCCGTTGCGCTTCACCGCCTATGCGCAGGCACTGGTCGAGGCGCTGGCGGCGAAACTCGCCGGCGACAGCGGCCGCGTGCTGCAAGCGGCGATGGCGCATTTGCAGGATCGGCCCGGCGCCGCATGGGCCTTGGCGCAACAGGCGTTCGCCGCGCTCGCCGCGCAAGCGGAACTGGCCGGCAACGCCGGCTACATCGACGAAGCGGTCGCGTTGTACCTGCACGGCAGGCAGCTCGACCACGCGATCGAACGCGTCACCCTGCAGGGCAGCGTCGATGGCCTGCTCGGCACCCATCCGCGCATCGAAAACGGGCGCATGGCGCTGTCGATCGAGGACTTCCTCGCCCGCCTGGAAGAACACCAACGCGCATTCGTGCCGGCGTGGCAGCGTTTCCAGAAACTGCGCGGCGAAGTCGTGCAGCGCGAACGCGAGGCGATGCGCCTGTCCGAGTTCAAGGCGCGGCCGCTGACCAGCTTCGTGCGCAACAAGCTGATCAACGACGTCTACCTGCCGGTGATCGGCGACAACCTCGCCAAGCAGATGGGCACCGTCGGCGAGGACAAGCGCAGCGACCTGATGGGCCTGCTGATGATGATTTCGCCACCGGGCTACGGCAAGACCACGCTGATGGAATACGTGGCGCACCGCCTGGGCCTGGTGTTCATGAAGGTCAACGGCCCCGCGCTCGGCCACGACGTGCGTTCGCTGGATCCGGCGCAGGCGCCGGACGCGACCTCGCGGCAGGAACTGGAGAAGCTCAACCTCGGCCTGGAGATGGGCAGCAACGTGATGCTGTACGTCGACGACATCCAGCACACCCATCCCGAATTCCTGCAGAAGTTCATCTCGCTGTGCGACGGCACCCGCCGCATCGAGGGCGTCTGGCGCGGCAAGACCAAGACCTACGACATGCGCGGCCGGAAGTTCGCGGTGGTGATGGCCGGCAACCCGTACACCGAGTCCGGCGAGGTGTTCAAGATCCCGGACATGCTGGCCAACCGCGCCGACATCTACAACCTGGGCGACGTGCTCGGCGGCATGGAGGACGCGTTCCTGCTCAGCTACATCGAGAACAGCCTGACCTCCAACCCGGTGCTGGCGCCGATGGCCACCCGCGACATGGCCGACCTCTACCTGCTGGTCGAGAAGGCGCGCGGCAAGGACGTCTCCACCAATGCGCTGAAGCACGGCTACAGCGGCGCCGAGGTCAACGAGATCGTGGCGGTGCTGCAACGCCTCATGCAGGTGCGCGATGTGGTGTATCGCATCAACCAGCAGTACATCGCCAGCGCCGCGCAGGCGGACAAGTACCGGGTGGAACCGCCGTTCAAGCTGCAGGGCAGCTACCGCAACATGAACAAGCTGGCCGAGAAACTCTCGCCGGTGATGAACGATGCCGAAGTGCAGCAGTTGATCGGCGACCACTACCTCGGCGAGTCGCAATTGCTCACCACCGGCGCCGAGGAGAACCTGCTCAAGCTCGCCGAGCTGCGCGGCACGATGACCCCGCCGCAGCAGGCGCGCTGGACGCAGATCAAGGCCGACTTCCTGCGCAACAAGGCGATGGGCGCGGACGATGCCGATGTCGGCGGGCGCATGGTCGCGCAACTGGCGGACATCGCCGGCAACCTCGATGCGCTGCGTGCGCCGCCGATGGAGAAACCGGAAACGGCGCCGTGGCCGGCGGTGCTGGATGCCTTGCGTTCGCTGCAAGCGAAACCGCAAGCCGCGGTTCCGCAACAGGCCGCCCCGGATATCGAAGCGCTGCTCGCGGCGATGCAGGGCCAGCAGGCGCCGGTGATCGAGATCCTGCGCGCCACCCTGGCCCGCCAGGACATGCTCAACAGCGCCCTGCTGGAACTGGCCGACGTGCTCGCGCGGGCGCCCACGGCGGCGGCGCCCGCCATGCCGGGCGGCGAAGGCGATGCGCAATCCCGCCGCAACCCAGCGCGCGTGCGCACGCAACGCGAGATCGCCTTCGAACGCGAACTCGAGAAGCTGCGCTTCAAGCACGAGTCGGACGCGAAGGACGACAAGACCGAATGA